Below is a genomic region from Octopus sinensis unplaced genomic scaffold, ASM634580v1 Contig18229, whole genome shotgun sequence.
CTATAAACATAAGGatacgcatttttttttcaagtttcatttcatatttcaggTGATGGCCGATAAGAtacatatgcgtctgtgtgtttgtgtttttcatcTCCCCACCGCTTGAAAActactgtttgtttatttatgtttccGTAACTTATAGAGTGTTCATGAAAAGAAATCCATGGAACAAGCACTCGACGTCAAAAACAAATCCATAAttactgcggtcgatttgttcaactaaaactcttcaaggtggtgctccattatggccgcagttcaatgactgaaataaataaatgagataaaATAGATTTATCTTAAATAGATttacttgaaataaataaatacaatacgaTAAAAGATAGGTGCTAATTTTGAGCTGTTGTTTATAGATATTTGCATAGAATGGCCCCTATGTTAAAACTTTTTATGAGCATTACTAAAGAAGAGGAATACTTAGATAACGAAATTTTATTGGACATTAGTTCATCATTAGATGTTTCTGCTCACTGAAAGCACATCTAACTCTGATATACTCATTTTCTAAGACCAAACAAAATCGGTGAGTTGGCTGAGTTGCGAGTGACGAAAATGTTGCCTTAgtggtatttgttttggctcttcatttcccgagttcaaatcccgatgaGATCAactatgtctttcatcctttccactgtgataaagtacaataaactaccaaaaaccgttaaattcacttcaacaattaaacgtaatttaccaaaatattttcgtcgctttgagaccgcaacctgttcactgacaaaattccgttctGTTAcgtattaaagaaataaatgcagATCTGGATAATTTAATCTTAGAACTCGCTGAAATGACCAGATTATATAGTCGAAGATGCACAGATTATATAGTCAAGGATTATATAGTGTGCATCCTcgactatatacatgtatacacacacacacacatattatcttttatttgcttcagtcactagccagcagccattctggggcaccactttgaaaggggtttttattttctatgtatCACTTGCCAAGCCACTGAGGTTAAGTTAGGGGGACGtcaacaaaccaataccagttgtcgaGCAGTGGAGTAAGGAAAACaaaagcacactcacacatgaacacctatactcttgcacacacacacacacacgcacacacacatgcacacacacacacacacacatatatccgtcGGGTTTCTACagcgattttgcttttcatattaACTCAGATAGCATTGGTCTATCCAGTGCTATAGAGGAACACAATTGGAAAAGGTGCCGCGAAACTAACAAAAAAGGGCGGAATGATTGTATCTGGATTGACGGGTGCATGATCTGTGCGATCTGCACGAACATATAGCTCGACTTAATCTACAATAGCGAAGATTTTACACACGATATTCACAAACCTCGGGACTAAAGAAACGAAACGAacttagaagtaaaaaaaaaccctaattTAACGGAAAAAGCATATAGCAAAACCTTGACATATTTTTGTAATTGTAGAGATTTTGTGGTTTCCTTTTTGTCTACACGTTCTCCCACAATCAAAGTTAGTCATCAACGGAATAATGACGATAATTACCCATTCAGCATTACAGTGAACCAcgaagaatttaataataataataataataataataataataataataataatggagctttaaatataaaaaaatttagttCGAAATGGATTTTCAATAATTTCGATCTATATTTTAGATGGTTAacacaatatatttatgtctatgtgtatctgaGTGTTGGTGTAGATACCTAGATATAGTTACCTGCcttgccatgtatgtatgtgtgtatgtatgtatgcatgtatgtatgtataaaggactgtgtcaagtcctcattaaaggcctgtgatatgcggacactgactgggaggagaatgcctgtcatcgccacagatggaggaagcaggttaaggaggggatcaacacttttgagagagcacgtatccagcatgaagaacttaagcgagctgcgcgaaagcacgcggctcgtatagtgaatggggaaaactTGGTCTGCAATGTGTGCAGtggtgtatgcttgtcaagagcagggctcattagccaccaacggagccgcaaatgcaaaatataagttagtcctagggcacacaatgttcctgaacgtcggcaatggtcttcctcggtcacgagtggacggccatcatcatgtatgtatgtatgtatgtatgaatattcacAGTAAATCATCAGTTAACGAAATTactgtttcatattttcttaggcTTAGCTCGTAGAAACTTCatcatacttctctctctctatctctctctatctctctatctatctatctatctatctatctatctatctatctatctatctatctatctatctatctatctatctatctatctatcatctatctatctatcggtctgtctgtctgtccagtgCTGTGCAGTAAACGAGTGCATGTGAATTAAATCGTATAAAATATGGCTGCACTATTAATGCAGCCTGGGTTACCCCTTTCCTTTTTTATGTGAGTTTTGTTAGTCTGgccgaatttatttatttattcatcatcattattattatcgttagtagttgtggtgattatagtagtggtagtggtagtagtagtagtagtagtagtagtagtagtagtagttgcagcagcagcacgCTCTGTCTCGTGTTTTGTAATATAACATCCGCACtagtttcttcttctttatttattcatttgggcGGCGAGCTTGCTGAGTCGTTAGAGCATCTGTAAAAATGAATTGCAATATTTGcttcagctctttacgttctgagttcaactcacGCCAACGTcagtttgcttttcattcttccagagACAATAAAGTAACAGTGATGTACCTAGatcgttgaggtcgactttcttttacccttcaaaattgctggcctcaagGCTGCAAGatgagagaatcgttagcacacctggaaaaatgagagaatcgttagcacacctggaaaaatgcttagcggcatttcctccatcattacgttctcagttcatattccacccaggtcgattttgcctttcagccttttgggttcgataaaataagtacaaattcaGCCCATCCCCCCAAATCTCAGGTCTTCTGCCttttgtagaaataataataataataataataataataataattattattattattatcattatcattattattattgttgttgttgttgttatcatcatcatcatcattattatcaccatcatcagcattattattattattattactattattattattattattgagtgagagagcagtgcatgccactaAAGTAACACTGGggcacaaatatacgaagcccagtataagggttgtttaagaatgttgaacgaagcacccatgtttccagaggtgaattattcaaaccccaaagaatccctctcaacacatggctatgatgctctctcCATatttctgctcgtggtcagagatgcacatatcgtcagccatcgagggacatgctcaactagttaagatcaaacaactaacaagtaaatctgtggcattgagcagaatatttgatgtagctcTTCTTTTATACcatacaaaacatgtacatgaatacacttccaatcagttaatataagaagccatgagagttagtgcctggtactgcatctgggTAATTATTATTGAGTAACAGAGtactgcatgccatcaaagtgacattgaggAATAAATATACGAGgcccaatatacacatcatgactacccatctgataagggtatatcaggcacatgcatcacaaccatatatgcatgacatggtgatctcatatcaagataaacagcgcaaggCCTTGTAGGTGgtgacccagttagaatttacttCAGGCTGAGTAGCCCAACCTGCTcgaaaggttcctgaataagggttgtttaaggatgttgaactaaacacccatgtttccagaggtgaattattcagaccctaaaggctatgatgctcccctatccatggttatgatgctcctctACTACATATGCACATATCGGTAGCCAAGAGATATGctcgactggttaaggtcaaacacctggcaagcaaatctgtggtattgagcagaatatttgctgtagcccatcttttataccaaggcaaaacgatgtacatgataacatttccaagatttttactcactgttcccagagctccgacaattattggcacTAGTttccacctttttcagcgaccacaactgcttaacctcccaagctaacctgttatatctatcggcttttctttcttccttatcgcatgccttgttgtcagctgggcatgttatatctatgatccagcatcgtttgctttctttctcaattaatactACGTcttgtttcctattctctatgtcatggtcgcactgaatcataaaatcccataggttctctgcattatcattttcaatgatgCCTTCGGATTCATGTTCGTACAACTTTTTTGTTCAGTTAAGTCCGaatttgttgcaaagtgtccaatggacaattcTTGTTATATTGTCATAACGTCACTTATATTCTTTTTGGGCTAGTGGTGTACATCGACTGCTAATATGCCATATGGTttaaccattttgtccacaaattctgcacttatcactttctggtgtgttgtctattctgtatttgaagtaattcgttcttaatgcttgctcttgcgCAGCACAGATAAGAGCCTCCgtattggttattattattattattattattattattattagatatatctttatttctattattactgctattataTACAACGACTACACACAGTGAATTTCGACAATGCACTCTTGTAGCATCATATTCGTGTCTTTAGAGCAGAGTTTTTTTCCACAAAAGAATACAGTCACGACTTCTTAGCAAGCCATTCCACTGTTTTTCGCCATTTTTCAAAGCTTTCTAcatcaaaaattatattttcgtTTGTCATTTTTGCATTATGTTCTttacattttacaaatattttttttcttactttaattagtaaaatgatatttgaagacgaaaactaaatatttttagtCTTCCATCATTTTGTGATTTTGTCAAATGTCTTGAATGTTTTACTGCtttgtgtttctgtgcgtgtgttgtacatgcatgtacacacacacacgcacacacacacacacgcacacacacgcacacacatgaatccATGAttttaagcatatatgtgtatgtatgtgtgtatatatatatgtatatatacattcatacatatatatatacacatatgcttgtatgtgtgtgtgtatgtgagtgtattcaTATATCtgcaaagatgcatatatatatagtgttatatatatatatatatatcacatatgtaaaaatgtatttatacatacgtatacatatttagatgcgtatacatatatgcatacatatgtgtacataacaaaatattttcatgtatgtgtgcatatatatatataatgatatgtatatggatgcgtatttattgtacatatatatttacaaataaatctaTATCAACATATCTATAAtttacaactatatacatacgttaaaaaacatatatacacatatacattataaaacgttatacttatatatctgtgtgtgtaagaatgcttatgcatgcatatgtgtacattaacatacacgtacgtacgtctatgtatgtatgtatgtatgtatgtatgtatgtatgtatgtatgtatgtatgtatgtatgtaggtatgtatgtatgtatgtgtgtgtgtatgtatctgcgtatGTCTATGCTCACATTTCGAAATTGGAAAAATTAATGGAACCtcaatattttagaatttaaggCATCCAAGATAGCTTTTCACAtaatatagaatatttttaaCAATGGCAAATTTTGCTGTaagtatgaaatatatacaatatcttattatttaaggcggcgagctggcagaatcgttagcacaccgggcagaatgctcagcggtatttcgtctgccgctacgttctgagttcatactcCGCTAAGGTCTACTTTTATTCGTCATTTGCATAGCATTCTAACTCCACTTTAACACGTCTGGTAAAAACGTGTGACCCACTGGTAAGTGTGTCGTATTTCCGACCGCTATGAATCTTGGCTACAGTTCCCGGACAGGGTGGGACGCTGTGTTCGCAGGTAACATACTTCATTTAACGCTGCTCCAGTTCCATCAGCTGTAAATAAGTAAATGGTGGACTTTGtattgttggaaaacatatatagtcTCCTTGGAATCTTACTTCAGATTCATGGAACTCACTCCTAtaacttcataaggatatttacactctctaagatatttggaaaacctatatgtgatttagctgatgaatacttgacattatatttgctgtaatatttgcagcttgaaataaaatgttaatagtatgaaacaattgtactaatctactgatccattcttgttgcttttttcttggttataatcaccccacataattttatggttaataccataaagaattctggtgcatataatatatatatatatatattatataatacaaacatgcCATAAAACGTCGTTTTATGTTCATTCTAACTTGTAAAggcttatatttttttattaattgacatttttatgtttcaagttatatatgtgactgtttaattatgccatgtacaaaagaagccttggcaCTCTCTGAATTTCAGAAAGGCTGCATTGTGAGTCATTCTGAAGGTGacataaaatcgcagaaaaccttgggatcccgatttctacagttaatagagtgattgtgaaATTCACCAGAGTGGGGAAAGAGTCCACATCACCGCGTCCAGATAAACCAGGGCCCgctgacaggacccttctctttaaGAGAAGTGTagaggataatcctcattgcaaggcctctgacagaGCAGAACAAATTGATGTCAGTCTCAGAACAGCTGTTCGGTATCTCCATAAACTTGATTACTATGGGAGAGCAGCAAGAAGaaagccacttcttcgaccagccaacatcaagcggAGAAAGGATttggccagtgagatggtggagagtcCACAAGCATTTTggaacactgtcatattctctgacgATTCCAGGTTTGCTGCTTTTCCTGAGAGTAGTCGAGCGTGGGTCTGGATACTGAGATCAAAATTTGATgcgaaaagattgcagccaacaatccGTGATGGCCTGGGAAGCAATTTGGAGagatggttgatcagagctggtggagtgtgatggaaacataaactcagacaCATATgagtccatattgcagaaaggactcctttcAAACTTCTCCACTGGTGAAATGATTaatgaaaattctttaaatattgaAGAGGGAGCTTTTTGTCACACGGCTAGAACAACCCTAGATTTGTTGTATGAAAATAGCATTAAAAATCTTCcttggccaagccagtcaccagatatgaaccctattaaGCTCCTCTGAGACATAACGGACAGGAGACTTCATAAAAGGAACAAGAAAGCACCTTCAAAGCcaaatcttttgagattactgcatgaaacttggcaagaaattccgcaagagaaCATTCGTCATCTGTCAATAACATGCCAATAagatccttgcattgaaaaatacaaagggcatgtctactaaataataaatattcacattataatttgattgtataatttcagatttaaataaatgttaatgattataagggtgtctatttactcctgttatgtgtgtgtgtcaatgtttaaatgcatatatctgtttatgtatgtgtatatatatgtaaatatatatatatatatatatatatatatatatcattaaaattgaaatgagggtgaaaaattgaatattaatttgataacatcaatataacaccagtggtctagcatattaaaaaaactgaggtcagtaaatagtattacatacatataagagggaattaCCACTAGTGGAAACcctatgctagaagaagatccgctatggtcttacactaattcttagtggtaagaccatagcggatcttcttctagcataaggcttccacatagtggtaaattccctcttatatata
It encodes:
- the LOC115231321 gene encoding uncharacterized protein LOC115231321 — protein: MNLGYSSRTGWDAVFAVNRVIVKFTRVGKESTSPRPDKPGPADRTLLFKRSVEDNPHCKASDRAEQIDVSLRTAVRYLHKLDYYGRAARRKPLLRPANIKRRKDLASEMVESPQAFWNTVIFSDDSRFAAFPESSRAWVWILRSKFDAKRLQPTIRDGLGSNLERWLIRAGGV